The DNA sequence TCGACCAAATTTTCACACGTATTGGAGCGGCTGATGACCTTGTTGCCGGTCAGAGTACATTTATGGTCGAGATGCTTGAAACTAATCATGCAATCTCTTGTGCCACTTCAAACAGTTTAATTCTTCTTGATGAAATCGGAAGAGGGACAAGCACATATGATGGGATGGCTCTCGCTCAGGCAATTGCTGAGTACATTCATAATCATATAGGAGCCAAAACATTGTTTTCTACTCATTACCATGAATTGACATCTCTCGAAAAAACGTTGCCAAACCTAAAAAATATTCATGTACGGGCAGAAGAACACGATGATGAAATTGTATTTCTTCACCAGATATGTGATGGTGCTGCAGATGAAAGCTATGGTATACATGTTGCAAAGCTTGCAAAAATGCCGCCCAAGCTTATAGAACGGTCGAGAGAAATATTGAATGATCTTGAGAATGGAACACCTAAACAGACAAGTGCGGATATAAGCAAAGTATCCGAGCCTTCCACTGATCAGCTCAGCTTCTTTGCGATACAGGAACCAGCTCAAGATAAAAAAGAGCAGATTAAGGACGAAGAGCCCACTGTTGTTGAGCGGGAGCTCGCCAGTATGGATCTGTTCGAGATGACACCACTTGATGCAATGAATGCTCTGTACAAACTGAAAAAACTTGCGAAAAAGTAAAGGAGGTTGTTCTGCATGAAGATTTATCAACTTTCTGATCAGCTCGCAAATAAAATAGCCGCAGGAGAAGTCGTTGAACGGCCAGCTTCTGTCGTTAAAGAGCTTGTTGAAAACAGCATAGATGCAGGCAGCCGGACAATTCATATAGAACTGGATGAAGCAGGTCTTCAACGAATTTTTATTCGTGATGATGGAATTGGCATGGGTGCTGAAGATGCCGAGCGTGCTTTTCTTAGACATGCTACGAGCAAAATCAAAAATGAACATGACCTGTTTCGCGTGAAAACACTTGGCTTTCGGGGAGAAGCGTTGGCAAGTATCGCTTCTGTAAGCAAGTTGAGAATTGCAACTTCAGAAGGTGCTGAAGCTGGAATAGAACTTGAGCTCGAAGGCGGGAATTTGAAGTCAAAAAAGAAGACAGATGCAAGAAAAGGAACCGAAATCTCTGTAGAAAGCTTGTTTTTTAATACACCGGCCCGATTAAAATATATGAAAACTTTGCATACGGAACTTGGGCATATAACAGATTTGCTGAACAGGCTTGCCATGTCGCATCCGGAAGTGCGCTTTAAAGCAATCCATAATGGAAAAATGCTATTTCAAACTTCTGGTGATGGCAACTTGCTACACGTAACTGCGAATATTTATGGGATGAGTGTAGCGCGGCAAATGATAGAGGTGAAAGCCGAATCACTTGATTTCAAAATGCACGGTTTTATAGCCAAGCCCGAAGTAACTCGAGCTTCTAAAACATATATGTCAACAATTGTAAATGGCAGATATATTCGAAGTTATGCATTAAATCAGGCTATATTGCGTGCGTATCATACTCTTCTTCCGATTGGACGGTCACCAATCGCTATACTTTCAATTGAGATGGATCCGCTTTTACTTGATGTGAATGTGCATCCTACAAAACTCGAAGTACGGTTTAGCAAAGAGAAGGACCTTGTGGAGCTTGTTGAGGAAACAATTCGCGGAACGTTCCAAAAGGCTGTACTCATACCAGAAGCTGCTGCTCCAAAGCCCAAATCTCAAGTTCAGCAATCACAGCAAGAAGTGCTGAGTTTTGATACGGAGAGGGAACGACGAATTGTAGCGCCGTCACAAATAGAGAAACAGATTGAACAGAGAGCTTCACAGTTTCAAATGAATACAGTACAGGAACCAAGACCAGATCCGGTGATAATACCTGAACAAGTAGAAGGACAAGTACAGGAAGAAAGCGCAGTATTGAGATCAGAAAATCCAATTTCACTTGAGCGGGATGAGGAGCGAGAGCCTCGTGTTCCGCGCATGTACCCAATCGGACAGCTACAGGGCACATACATTATGGCTCAAAACGAAAACGGGCTTTATATGATCGACCAGCATGCGGCTCAGGAGCGGATAAAGTATGAGTATTTTAAGCGAAAACTTGGTTTACCCAAGAATGAACTCCAAGAGCTACTATTGCCTCTGACATTTGAATTCACCGGCCAGGAAGCGATCTTTATTGAGAATGGAAGAGAAGAATTGGAACGAGTCGGTCTCTTTTTCGAACCATTTGGTGACAAAACATTTATTGTAAGGTCCCATCCAGTCTGGTTTCCTAAAGGTGAAGAAGAAGATGTGATCAGGGAAATCGTTGATTATATTGTAAAAGAAACTTCAATTGATGTTGAGAAAATTCGCGAAGCTGCTGCAACGATGATGTCCTGCAAGGGATCTATTAAGGCTAATCATTATTTGACTCATGAAGATATGACAACATTATTGAATGATTTACGCATGTCGACTGATCCGTTCACCTGCCCGCATGGCAGACCAATCATCGTTCATTTCACAACATATGAATTGGAGAAAATGTTCAAGCGCATCATGTAAAGGTTAATTAGAAGTATATTTGGCGACACTTATAAAAAAGGAGTGTTGTCAAAAATGGAAAACCAACGTTTAGTTAATTTTATGAATCAGGAATTGTCCAATTACTTTGTTATGAATGTTAAGTTGCATCGCTATCATTGGTTTGCAAAGGGGCATCACTTTTTCCATCTTCATGAGAAGTTCCAGGAGCTTTATGAAATGTTTGCTGAAGATCTTGATGAAATTGCCGAGCGAATCCTTATGATCGGCGGCCGTCCGCTTGCTACAATGAAGAAGTATTTGAAAGAGGCAACATTGGAGGAAGCATCGGCGGATGACGAGGAAACAGAAATGGTGAGCCAGCTTCTTGCCGATCTGCGCAAAATTGCAACTGAGATGAATGAAAATGGTATACCGCTTGCTGAAGAATTAAGAGATGCACCAACAGCTGATCTGCTGACAACTCTATGTGGCAAGATTGAGAAATACATCTGGATGTTCGATGCATATTTGAGAGAGGAACAGGAGCACCAGAGGGGAATGAGGGAAATGAATGAAGAAGCCGGTTATCGCCGTAATCGGACCGACCGCGGTGGGGAAAACTTCACTCAGCATTAAACTTGCACAGCAATTCAATGGTGAAGTGATTAGTGGGGATTCGATGCAAGTTTATAAGGGTATGGATATTGGGACTGCAAAAGTGACGCCGGCCGAAATGGCTGGCATCCCTCATCATATGATTGATATTCTTGATCCATGCGACCCCTTTACAGCTGCTGATTTTCAAGTGATGACAAAGGATCTAATTGGGGATTTGCATGATAATGGAAAATTACCGATCATTGCAGGGGGAAGCGGACTGTACATACAATCTGTACTTTATGATTATGATTTTTCCAATGAAGTCCGCGACCCGGCTGTAACAGAACGCCTTAAGAAAGAACTTGAAGAAAAAGGTGCGGGTGAACTGCATGCACGCTTGTGTAAGGTTGATCCCTTCCAAGCAGAGAAGATTCATCCAAACAATCATCGTCGTCTTATTCGAGCATTGGAGGTTTTTGAAACAACAGGAAAACCAATGTCGGAATCCGGAATGAAGCAGATTGCTAATGGAGATACGACTCCTTATGTCATTGGCCTCGAGATGGATCGTACTTTGCTTTATGATAGAATTAATAAGCGTGTCGATAAGATGATGGATGAAGGCTTAATTGATGAAGTAGAGCGGCTCTTGAAGTCGGGGCATGAATTTTGCCGACCGATGCGTGGTATCGGTTATAAAGAATTGGTACCTTACATAAGAGGGGAAATCACACTGCCGGAAGCTGTTGAACAGCTGAAACAGAACTCAAGAAGGTTCGCCAAACGGCAGTACACCTGGTTCCGAAATAAAATGGATGTCAACTGGTTTGAAATAACACCGCAGACTGCTGATGAAACTTTTAAGCAAATCTCTCATACAGTGGCAGGATTTCTTAAAGATGCGGAGAATAGTTCTATATAGATAGAAAGAGGAGGAAAAGATAATGGCACAAACGGTCAATATTCAAGATTTCTACCTGAATCAACTTCGTAAAAACCATGTACCCGTTACGGTTTTTCTGACGAACGGTTTCCAGTTGCGAGGCATCGTGAAGGCATTTGACAACTTCACAGTCCTCATCGAAACAGATGGCAAGCAGCAACTTGTCTTTAAACATGCTATTTCAACATTTGCTCCGGCGAAAAATATTGATTTGAATCAGGAAAGCGAATAATGGGGGAGCGGACATCCAGTTAAGGGTGTCCGCTTCGTTGTAGGTTCGGGCGTTTGTCACATATTTGCTTCACTGGGCGTATACTGCGAACAGTTAGGGGTGATCATTTGGATGCGCAAATGACCAAATATAAAAAAGGGCAAATCAATATAGTACTTCAGGAAAAACGGCAGGATCAGAAAATGCCTGAACCGGTTCCACAAAAGCCCAATCATCGCATATTCGCCCGAATCGACAGCAGATTTTCCTCCTTTGTCGGGCTTGATGAACTGAAAATGATGGCTAAGCAAATATACGCCACTATGATTGTCAATAAAAAACGTGAAGAAATCGGTCTTAAATCATCCGGTCAAGTACTTCATATGATGTTTAAAGGGAATCCAGGCACGGGCAAAACGACAGTTGCAAGGGAACTGGCCAAACTGCTGCATGAGATGGAACTTCTTAGTAAAGGTCATTTCATAGAAGCAGAACGTGCCGATCTAGTTGGCGAATACATTGGCCAGACTGCACAAAAAACGAGGGCGCTTATTCAGAAGGCCATCGGAGGAATCCTTTTTATAGATGAGGCGTATTCATTAGGCCGTGGCGGCGAAAAGGATTTTGGTAAAGAGGCAATAGATACGCTTGTGAAGCATATGGAAGATCATCAGAATGACTTTGTTCTCATACTGGCCGGGTATCCTGATGAAATGGATAATTTTCTTGAATTGAATCCTGGTCTTCATTCAAGATTTCCTTTTATTCTTGAATTTCCCGATTATAATTTGGATCAACTCATGGATATCGCTAGAAGAAAGTTCGCAAAACTTGAATACGAACTGTCTAAAGAAGCAGAATGGCGCCTGCGCAGTGAGATTGAAAAAGAACGCATGTGTCGTAATTTCGCAAACGGCCGATACATCAGAAACATTGTTGAGAAGACGATTCGCTCACACGCAATGCGATTGCTTACAAGAGAACTATACTCAGCCA is a window from the Aciduricibacillus chroicocephali genome containing:
- the mutL gene encoding DNA mismatch repair endonuclease MutL, which translates into the protein MKIYQLSDQLANKIAAGEVVERPASVVKELVENSIDAGSRTIHIELDEAGLQRIFIRDDGIGMGAEDAERAFLRHATSKIKNEHDLFRVKTLGFRGEALASIASVSKLRIATSEGAEAGIELELEGGNLKSKKKTDARKGTEISVESLFFNTPARLKYMKTLHTELGHITDLLNRLAMSHPEVRFKAIHNGKMLFQTSGDGNLLHVTANIYGMSVARQMIEVKAESLDFKMHGFIAKPEVTRASKTYMSTIVNGRYIRSYALNQAILRAYHTLLPIGRSPIAILSIEMDPLLLDVNVHPTKLEVRFSKEKDLVELVEETIRGTFQKAVLIPEAAAPKPKSQVQQSQQEVLSFDTERERRIVAPSQIEKQIEQRASQFQMNTVQEPRPDPVIIPEQVEGQVQEESAVLRSENPISLERDEEREPRVPRMYPIGQLQGTYIMAQNENGLYMIDQHAAQERIKYEYFKRKLGLPKNELQELLLPLTFEFTGQEAIFIENGREELERVGLFFEPFGDKTFIVRSHPVWFPKGEEEDVIREIVDYIVKETSIDVEKIREAAATMMSCKGSIKANHYLTHEDMTTLLNDLRMSTDPFTCPHGRPIIVHFTTYELEKMFKRIM
- a CDS encoding Dps family protein, which translates into the protein MENQRLVNFMNQELSNYFVMNVKLHRYHWFAKGHHFFHLHEKFQELYEMFAEDLDEIAERILMIGGRPLATMKKYLKEATLEEASADDEETEMVSQLLADLRKIATEMNENGIPLAEELRDAPTADLLTTLCGKIEKYIWMFDAYLREEQEHQRGMREMNEEAGYRRNRTDRGGENFTQH
- the miaA gene encoding tRNA (adenosine(37)-N6)-dimethylallyltransferase MiaA — translated: MKKPVIAVIGPTAVGKTSLSIKLAQQFNGEVISGDSMQVYKGMDIGTAKVTPAEMAGIPHHMIDILDPCDPFTAADFQVMTKDLIGDLHDNGKLPIIAGGSGLYIQSVLYDYDFSNEVRDPAVTERLKKELEEKGAGELHARLCKVDPFQAEKIHPNNHRRLIRALEVFETTGKPMSESGMKQIANGDTTPYVIGLEMDRTLLYDRINKRVDKMMDEGLIDEVERLLKSGHEFCRPMRGIGYKELVPYIRGEITLPEAVEQLKQNSRRFAKRQYTWFRNKMDVNWFEITPQTADETFKQISHTVAGFLKDAENSSI
- the hfq gene encoding RNA chaperone Hfq: MAQTVNIQDFYLNQLRKNHVPVTVFLTNGFQLRGIVKAFDNFTVLIETDGKQQLVFKHAISTFAPAKNIDLNQESE
- a CDS encoding AAA family ATPase produces the protein MDAQMTKYKKGQINIVLQEKRQDQKMPEPVPQKPNHRIFARIDSRFSSFVGLDELKMMAKQIYATMIVNKKREEIGLKSSGQVLHMMFKGNPGTGKTTVARELAKLLHEMELLSKGHFIEAERADLVGEYIGQTAQKTRALIQKAIGGILFIDEAYSLGRGGEKDFGKEAIDTLVKHMEDHQNDFVLILAGYPDEMDNFLELNPGLHSRFPFILEFPDYNLDQLMDIARRKFAKLEYELSKEAEWRLRSEIEKERMCRNFANGRYIRNIVEKTIRSHAMRLLTRELYSAKDLIEIKEMDLDFE